From one Lactiplantibacillus paraplantarum genomic stretch:
- a CDS encoding mucin-binding protein: MMRYSREKQRFNHPKVWLFSSVLILGWGVVPMAVQASQTGAVVAKLHAALPKVANERPSAGKNKTSVTSAADSERATAAHSTSTVALSTTAATETESQAGVVKQPVADSASQRQTSSQSESEARTSATTSGQRVSESVAVESAASTSQTSASTSSSQVASSDNSKRSSNSTSTIMPSGKHSMSSQQSTATSNAKSAQLTNSATAQPSVTTASGELLPVAKDVPNSTTNQQSSKAFSASKSTQMQSDKVSVGAQSTVANKVSEIKPAITATAATVKQAGDGRTATASAFLATAKNLADKSYLEQYVKQYGRPALIALIQDWLSTYRIIALTGITIVNSSFDGSVATISGGLHVINAGATIRPGKDSEWDMIVNGGLSVTNNTITFTTSNGLVDRSVANQDMDYSRPRPTGNGAIKGVPTVTINSSLADPREFNQAQVNISDFYNQLVSAGTILPATNGGTLSKALIGESGTTDLGSYQGHHYYAVNIDLNDWHSGIRTTGFTDDDVVIYNVVTGASELTIGGGFSSSTSNLVWNFNQATRIKNTTAIAGKMVAPHAVFTTNQNVDSAAVLQYGYGDGDSAVWEMITSQNEHNYSFGQMVGDDPLAYLIAVIKSNGTVIDTLAGFQDLITTGELTITITDAAGNRLPGLNAVNTHVAGQHRYLITYQFNDQTATTWINVLASQEPVTPVQQVPEYSNITRTIQYQDGRTGKSIAKSVVQTVPVVRLAILNAETHELLGYDTDGDGAFDTSDGSLAWRLVNPTDYQRWAQVISPDLSMQGYQAPDIPVVVAQEVVINGGGITMNADVVVKYQQQTHVETTQRTITRTINYLDAGTLQAIDAVQPVVQTIKYELLTIIAHDGTILGYDTDGDGQVDTQTADEAWLLVGSAPWFETVKSPDLSSDGYAVPDLKVVPEQMVAGVNDKDVTINVYYRLATQAVTEYQNKRRVITYIDRQTHQSVAANVQQLVVYQRTAIIEKKTGKYLGYDLNGDGLIDTNQADRAWTVVGRNQFDAVASPDLGAKGYTDPDLKTVASWVVAVDDTDLTTVMVTYGHRTITVTPSDPNPIAPGNPNIVFPDESGEADLTHTVTRTIHYVYGDGTQVAAPVRQTVRFQRSVTIDLVTGQMTYQDWVPVTTATMASVISPIVADATATLATVAAQQVNATTADQVVTVIYNQLSDQPDQPSQPDQPDQPDQPDQPSQPDQPSQPDQPDQPDQPDQPSQPDQPDQPSQPDQPDQPDQPSQPDQPSQPDQPDQPEQPDQPEQTSQPEQPEQPNRPDQANGLGDALNPASDQPGTSNVPHQESKRVRTSSAVDTSQQGTTKSTSGIGWVSAQPATPRGPKQGRTKVLPQTDEQDNQLSLWGVIILALSSVLSWVKLKQRD, translated from the coding sequence ATGATGCGATATTCGCGTGAAAAGCAACGTTTTAATCATCCAAAAGTTTGGTTATTTTCGAGTGTCTTAATTTTAGGTTGGGGTGTAGTACCAATGGCCGTTCAAGCCAGTCAAACAGGTGCCGTTGTGGCAAAGCTGCATGCAGCTTTGCCCAAGGTGGCTAATGAGCGCCCATCCGCAGGAAAAAATAAGACTTCAGTAACTTCTGCAGCTGACAGTGAGCGCGCGACGGCTGCACATTCGACTAGTACGGTAGCACTATCTACAACTGCTGCTACCGAGACAGAAAGTCAAGCGGGTGTTGTTAAGCAACCAGTCGCTGACAGTGCATCACAGCGACAGACATCTAGCCAGTCAGAATCAGAAGCGAGGACAAGTGCCACCACTTCTGGTCAACGGGTGAGTGAGTCAGTAGCGGTCGAATCGGCTGCAAGCACTAGTCAGACGTCTGCTTCAACGAGTTCAAGTCAAGTGGCTAGTTCTGATAATTCGAAGCGTTCGTCGAATTCGACGAGCACCATAATGCCATCCGGAAAGCATTCAATGTCAAGTCAGCAGTCAACTGCGACAAGTAATGCTAAGAGTGCCCAACTCACAAATTCTGCTACAGCGCAACCATCCGTTACAACGGCAAGTGGTGAATTATTACCGGTTGCGAAAGACGTCCCGAATTCGACAACCAATCAACAATCTTCAAAGGCTTTTTCAGCGAGTAAGAGTACTCAGATGCAGTCAGATAAAGTAAGCGTTGGGGCCCAATCTACAGTAGCGAATAAGGTATCAGAAATTAAGCCAGCGATTACGGCGACTGCAGCTACAGTGAAACAAGCGGGTGATGGGCGAACGGCCACCGCGTCGGCATTTCTAGCAACGGCGAAGAATTTGGCTGATAAAAGTTATCTCGAGCAGTATGTCAAACAGTATGGTCGGCCGGCTTTAATTGCATTAATCCAAGATTGGTTATCCACCTATCGCATTATTGCTTTAACGGGGATTACAATTGTGAATAGTTCGTTTGACGGCAGTGTGGCGACCATCAGCGGTGGGCTGCACGTAATCAATGCGGGCGCAACGATTCGGCCAGGGAAAGATTCCGAGTGGGATATGATTGTGAATGGTGGCTTATCAGTGACTAATAATACAATCACGTTTACGACTAGTAACGGATTAGTAGATCGATCCGTTGCCAATCAGGATATGGATTATTCTAGGCCACGGCCAACGGGTAACGGTGCCATTAAAGGCGTACCAACGGTCACAATCAATTCTTCGCTAGCTGATCCCCGTGAGTTTAATCAAGCCCAGGTCAATATTAGTGATTTCTATAATCAGTTAGTTAGTGCAGGCACGATTTTACCAGCAACCAATGGTGGTACATTGTCAAAAGCACTCATTGGCGAGTCTGGAACGACTGATCTAGGGAGTTATCAAGGGCATCATTATTATGCCGTAAATATTGATTTAAATGACTGGCACAGTGGTATTCGGACAACCGGTTTTACTGACGATGATGTGGTCATCTATAACGTGGTCACAGGGGCCTCTGAATTAACAATTGGTGGCGGCTTTTCCAGTAGCACGTCCAATTTGGTCTGGAATTTTAATCAGGCAACGCGAATCAAGAATACGACGGCCATCGCAGGCAAAATGGTTGCACCACATGCAGTCTTTACAACTAACCAAAATGTCGATTCGGCGGCAGTTTTGCAATATGGTTATGGCGATGGTGATAGTGCGGTCTGGGAAATGATTACGAGTCAAAATGAGCATAATTATAGCTTTGGTCAAATGGTTGGTGATGATCCGTTAGCTTATCTAATTGCAGTGATTAAGTCGAATGGTACCGTTATTGATACTCTGGCTGGCTTTCAAGATTTGATAACAACTGGCGAATTGACTATCACAATTACAGATGCGGCCGGCAACCGTTTGCCGGGATTGAATGCGGTTAATACGCATGTTGCAGGTCAACATCGTTATCTGATCACTTATCAATTTAATGACCAGACGGCGACCACTTGGATAAATGTGTTAGCATCTCAAGAACCCGTAACACCTGTGCAGCAGGTTCCTGAATATTCAAATATTACACGGACGATTCAGTATCAAGATGGGCGGACTGGAAAATCCATTGCTAAATCAGTGGTTCAAACGGTGCCGGTCGTGCGCTTAGCGATTCTTAATGCCGAAACTCACGAGTTGTTAGGATATGATACGGATGGCGACGGTGCCTTTGATACTAGTGATGGTTCACTGGCATGGCGGTTAGTGAATCCAACTGATTATCAGCGATGGGCACAAGTGATTTCCCCAGATTTGTCCATGCAGGGTTATCAAGCGCCAGATATTCCAGTTGTCGTAGCACAAGAAGTTGTCATTAATGGTGGTGGTATAACGATGAATGCTGATGTGGTCGTTAAGTATCAGCAACAAACGCATGTCGAAACGACTCAACGGACAATTACACGAACGATTAACTATCTTGATGCGGGGACGTTGCAAGCGATTGACGCGGTTCAACCTGTGGTTCAAACGATTAAGTATGAATTGTTAACGATAATCGCCCACGATGGCACCATTCTTGGATATGACACAGATGGGGATGGGCAGGTCGATACCCAGACAGCGGATGAGGCTTGGCTGTTAGTTGGATCAGCGCCGTGGTTCGAGACGGTCAAATCACCTGATCTGAGCAGCGACGGGTACGCGGTTCCTGATTTAAAAGTAGTACCGGAACAGATGGTTGCTGGTGTAAATGATAAGGATGTGACGATCAATGTCTATTATCGCCTAGCAACGCAAGCTGTTACGGAATACCAAAATAAACGGCGGGTTATCACATATATTGATCGTCAAACCCACCAATCGGTTGCGGCAAACGTGCAACAATTAGTCGTTTACCAGCGAACGGCGATTATTGAAAAGAAGACTGGAAAATATTTAGGGTATGATTTGAACGGCGATGGCTTGATTGATACGAACCAAGCCGATCGGGCATGGACGGTAGTTGGGCGCAATCAATTTGATGCTGTGGCGTCACCAGATTTAGGTGCTAAAGGTTATACTGATCCGGATCTTAAAACTGTCGCTTCGTGGGTTGTAGCGGTCGATGATACCGATCTAACAACAGTGATGGTGACTTATGGCCATCGAACTATCACGGTAACCCCCAGTGATCCGAATCCGATTGCTCCTGGTAATCCTAATATTGTCTTCCCGGATGAAAGTGGTGAAGCTGATTTAACGCACACGGTTACGCGGACAATTCACTACGTCTACGGTGATGGTACGCAGGTTGCGGCACCGGTTCGTCAAACTGTTCGGTTTCAGCGAAGTGTGACGATTGACTTGGTGACAGGCCAAATGACCTATCAAGACTGGGTACCAGTAACAACGGCGACCATGGCCAGCGTCATTTCCCCAATCGTGGCAGACGCTACGGCAACGTTAGCCACGGTTGCGGCACAACAAGTTAATGCAACGACTGCGGATCAGGTGGTAACAGTCATTTACAATCAGTTATCAGATCAGCCGGACCAACCGAGTCAGCCAGACCAGCCGGACCAACCGGACCAGCCGGACCAACCGAGTCAGCCAGACCAACCGAGTCAGCCAGACCAACCGGATCAGCCAGATCAGCCGGACCAACCGAGTCAGCCGGATCAGCCGGACCAACCGAGTCAGCCAGATCAGCCGGATCAGCCGGACCAACCGAGTCAGCCAGACCAACCGAGTCAACCAGACCAACCGGATCAGCCAGAGCAGCCGGATCAGCCAGAGCAGACGAGTCAACCAGAGCAGCCGGAGCAACCAAATCGGCCGGATCAAGCGAACGGATTGGGCGATGCGCTCAATCCAGCAAGTGACCAGCCAGGGACGTCAAATGTGCCGCACCAAGAATCAAAGCGGGTGCGGACCAGCTCGGCTGTGGATACGTCGCAGCAAGGGACAACTAAATCGACTTCAGGGATTGGTTGGGTCAGTGCGCAACCAGCGACGCCCCGGGGACCAAAGCAAGGCCGTACGAAGGTTCTACCTCAGACTGATGAACAAGACAATCAGTTATCCCTTTGGGGGGTAATCATATTAGCGTTAAGTTCGGTTCTCAGTTGGGTCAAACTTAAGCAACGGGATTAG
- a CDS encoding helix-turn-helix domain-containing protein: protein MGTELQFVQYLHQMRDYNDQHPTTKGLILLGYLERDFIRFYRAGKVEEGIQFAKENLTRSRDLLNKLSSEEKRLQLNALVDVLAFEGIQNHAEIYEFVKLRNDYHRWLDRLPVTTERYQPLVVQIVRDFAAIAKPNALAYNAHLESTLDVMYYTNAHLHDQLSVKKVLMHINHRCNPEAVRRSFSQEMHMSIRDYINAKKIQEAEHMLLASDLTIRAIAGELCFYDAADFSRRFKKETGQTPLEFRQLNTRTD, encoded by the coding sequence ATGGGGACGGAATTACAATTTGTACAATATTTGCATCAAATGCGAGATTATAATGATCAGCACCCAACAACTAAGGGACTGATTCTATTAGGTTACTTAGAACGAGATTTTATTCGATTTTATCGAGCCGGTAAGGTCGAAGAAGGAATTCAATTTGCAAAAGAAAATTTGACGCGTTCACGGGATTTGTTGAATAAATTATCGAGCGAGGAAAAGCGTCTGCAATTAAACGCACTGGTGGATGTGTTGGCATTTGAAGGTATTCAAAACCATGCTGAGATTTATGAGTTCGTTAAGTTGCGTAATGATTACCATCGCTGGCTGGACCGGTTACCCGTTACAACGGAGCGCTACCAACCGCTAGTGGTACAAATTGTCCGTGATTTTGCTGCGATCGCTAAGCCGAATGCGTTGGCCTACAATGCGCACTTAGAATCTACACTAGATGTCATGTATTACACAAATGCTCACTTGCACGACCAATTATCCGTAAAAAAAGTCTTGATGCACATTAATCATCGATGTAATCCCGAAGCGGTTCGACGATCATTTAGTCAAGAGATGCATATGTCGATTCGCGATTATATCAATGCTAAAAAAATTCAGGAAGCTGAACATATGCTATTGGCTTCCGACTTAACGATTCGTGCGATTGCTGGCGAGCTCTGCTTTTACGATGCTGCTGACTTTTCAAGGCGGTTTAAGAAGGAGACGGGTCAGACACCTTTAGAATTTCGACAACTCAATACGCGAACTGACTAA
- a CDS encoding TfoX/Sxy family DNA transformation protein has translation MAELTGLQNIGPTLAKQLQQVAITTPTELEAAGSKAAFAAIKKVNPHACIQLLYSLEGAIEDCAYPQLPAATREDLKQYFRALA, from the coding sequence TTGGCTGAATTAACGGGATTACAAAATATTGGCCCGACACTGGCAAAGCAGTTGCAGCAAGTGGCTATTACGACACCGACAGAACTAGAAGCGGCGGGCAGTAAAGCCGCGTTTGCAGCAATCAAAAAAGTCAATCCACATGCGTGCATTCAGTTGCTTTATTCGCTAGAAGGCGCGATTGAGGATTGTGCTTATCCGCAATTGCCGGCGGCGACCCGTGAAGATTTGAAGCAGTACTTTAGAGCTTTGGCCTAA
- a CDS encoding sensor histidine kinase yields MSTVFFVLSLISGYCEMLFLLIGFREYVTWRISIAWILMIMGAQAFGEVGTLLFPQIPLVFFLIIPLVAVNTFMSSRLLYTQWLLMLPVTIFLNAVKRLISAIMGVAAKAIIAPTAPMLLRQAVGFNATADFNVFLAAILEIPVVLILAFLAHGWLVRTSAADFLQRARVEVSDYLLVLLFFIIYVIAYAFAMEWTVNSQTYMAIAASVTFGIIGFYLINNKNSHLNDAQLLLEVSSYNELLSHHNRDLHLFKHDYQNILLSLSSFIQNNDMVGLKNYFETEVLPGSDHLNQQSELAGLSRLALPTASGLIYAKYEAAMNQGVKLAVVILEDIQLPPIPQIKVVRILGNLLDNATDAAIRSNHQVVLSVTNQDAHTVVFNVRNQIPNNEILDLSAIKKSRFTTKPGHLGYGLSSIEQLTTNQLLVNYCIESNDFVAELVITP; encoded by the coding sequence ATGTCAACGGTTTTCTTCGTATTGTCACTTATTTCGGGTTATTGTGAAATGCTGTTTTTACTCATTGGTTTTCGTGAATACGTTACCTGGCGAATTAGTATTGCATGGATATTGATGATTATGGGAGCACAGGCCTTTGGCGAGGTTGGGACGTTATTATTTCCGCAAATTCCACTAGTTTTTTTCTTGATTATTCCGTTAGTGGCGGTTAATACCTTTATGAGTTCAAGGTTATTGTATACACAGTGGTTGCTAATGTTACCGGTCACGATTTTTTTGAACGCAGTTAAACGTTTGATCAGTGCGATTATGGGTGTGGCGGCTAAGGCAATTATTGCACCAACGGCCCCGATGTTATTGCGGCAGGCAGTCGGTTTTAACGCGACGGCTGATTTTAACGTTTTTTTGGCGGCCATTCTGGAAATCCCAGTAGTGCTAATTTTGGCATTTCTGGCACATGGCTGGTTGGTGCGCACCTCAGCAGCAGATTTTTTGCAACGTGCTCGAGTGGAAGTAAGCGATTATTTGTTAGTATTACTTTTCTTTATTATCTACGTGATTGCGTATGCGTTTGCGATGGAGTGGACGGTTAACTCGCAGACGTACATGGCGATTGCTGCTAGTGTTACGTTTGGCATCATTGGTTTTTATTTAATTAATAATAAAAATAGCCATTTGAATGACGCACAATTATTATTGGAAGTTTCGAGCTATAATGAATTGCTCAGCCATCATAATCGTGACCTGCATCTATTTAAGCATGATTATCAAAATATCTTATTGAGCTTATCATCGTTCATTCAAAATAATGACATGGTGGGTTTGAAAAATTATTTTGAGACGGAAGTATTACCCGGTAGTGATCATCTCAATCAACAATCAGAGTTAGCCGGTCTAAGCCGGCTGGCATTGCCGACCGCCAGCGGCTTGATTTATGCTAAATACGAAGCTGCCATGAACCAAGGCGTTAAGTTAGCCGTAGTCATTTTGGAAGATATCCAATTACCGCCCATTCCACAGATCAAGGTAGTACGGATCTTGGGCAACTTACTAGATAATGCGACTGATGCCGCAATCAGAAGTAATCACCAAGTTGTGCTCAGCGTTACGAATCAAGATGCCCATACTGTGGTCTTTAACGTGCGTAACCAAATTCCGAATAATGAAATTCTGGATTTATCAGCAATTAAAAAAAGTCGGTTTACAACTAAGCCAGGTCATTTAGGATATGGATTGAGTAGTATTGAGCAGTTAACGACTAATCAATTATTAGTTAATTATTGTATTGAAAGCAATGATTTTGTAGCAGAACTTGTTATTACGCCTTAA
- a CDS encoding DUF916 and DUF3324 domain-containing protein, which translates to MQLMKRLLIMIGSIVLGLQISGITGLTAGNTSSTSAKATQSNDIGFSVAAKIPANQIDQHNSYFDLKMTPGRQQQIQTTIYNVTNAEIKVQTAIHTAYTNGNGIIEYVTPTKHYDPSLKYRMDQITKVQGPTTVTIPANGSKVVTATVKMPQATFNGVLLGGWYFKRVTNKVTGSVKGSMNIANQYSYVIGMKYTTGSVPAPQLKLDTITAGMQNYRRGVFPQLRNVTAVIVPKLTVTAKLTSKNSNKVIKTFSQKNVQLAPNSVYKVPILTGNSRLQAGTYHVHLVAKNKDHRWSFDKDFVISTATAEKYNKASVDNSGINVGWFILFGALAMLIVGLIGFLLFFWIRKRRRA; encoded by the coding sequence ATGCAATTAATGAAACGGCTATTGATAATGATTGGTAGCATCGTATTGGGCTTACAAATTAGTGGTATTACTGGATTGACAGCTGGTAACACGAGCAGTACGAGTGCTAAAGCAACGCAGAGTAATGATATCGGTTTCAGCGTTGCAGCCAAAATTCCAGCGAACCAAATTGATCAGCATAATTCTTATTTTGATTTAAAAATGACGCCGGGACGACAACAACAAATACAAACGACGATTTACAATGTGACTAACGCTGAGATCAAAGTTCAGACTGCGATTCATACGGCTTATACTAATGGGAATGGGATCATTGAATACGTGACTCCGACGAAGCACTATGACCCTTCTTTGAAGTATCGGATGGACCAAATTACCAAAGTTCAGGGGCCGACAACGGTGACGATTCCAGCAAACGGCTCAAAAGTAGTCACCGCAACCGTTAAAATGCCACAGGCGACTTTTAATGGGGTCCTTTTAGGTGGTTGGTACTTCAAGCGAGTGACGAATAAAGTGACGGGGAGCGTCAAAGGATCCATGAATATTGCAAATCAGTATTCATATGTCATTGGGATGAAGTATACGACTGGATCGGTTCCAGCGCCACAGCTGAAATTAGATACGATTACCGCTGGCATGCAAAATTACCGCCGGGGTGTTTTTCCACAGTTACGTAATGTTACCGCGGTGATTGTACCTAAACTAACTGTTACTGCCAAACTAACGAGTAAAAATAGCAATAAGGTTATTAAGACTTTCAGTCAGAAAAATGTGCAGTTAGCGCCTAATTCAGTTTATAAAGTTCCCATCTTAACCGGAAATAGCCGCTTACAGGCCGGAACGTACCATGTTCATTTGGTTGCTAAAAATAAGGATCATCGGTGGAGTTTTGATAAAGATTTTGTCATTAGTACGGCCACTGCTGAAAAATATAATAAGGCCTCTGTTGATAATTCGGGGATTAACGTTGGCTGGTTCATTTTATTCGGGGCGTTAGCCATGCTGATCGTTGGACTGATTGGATTCTTACTCTTTTTCTGGATTAGAAAACGTCGGCGTGCCTAG
- a CDS encoding WxL domain-containing protein yields the protein MKPMLGHLLMAGTLLLAGSAPIVANAAENRSGNTDIKAEFTKSTSSVTPVDPSDPNTPSTDGDGDNGAAAGGDLSLIFVSKSLGYGTHELDVLNDQQYKVDPTSSYTLLWQDRMVVEVSDVRGTNAGWKLTVTGSNLTGTDGTAAKGATLSLPQGEVVNSGSETNGAVSTASEVALNGTVGSSAVLNADKGGGSGVTVSRLDPKALTLNIKANTVKAQAYSANLNWTLSDLPTE from the coding sequence ATGAAACCAATGTTAGGACACTTATTAATGGCAGGAACTTTATTATTAGCAGGTAGCGCACCAATTGTGGCTAATGCAGCAGAAAATCGTAGTGGGAATACGGATATTAAAGCGGAGTTCACTAAGAGTACATCGTCAGTGACACCGGTTGATCCAAGTGATCCTAATACACCAAGTACTGATGGCGATGGTGACAACGGTGCGGCAGCTGGTGGTGATTTGTCACTAATTTTTGTTTCTAAATCGTTAGGATATGGAACTCACGAATTAGACGTTTTAAACGATCAACAGTATAAGGTGGATCCAACTAGTTCATACACCTTGTTATGGCAGGATCGGATGGTCGTGGAAGTTTCAGATGTTCGGGGGACCAATGCCGGTTGGAAATTAACGGTTACCGGCTCCAACTTAACAGGAACCGATGGCACGGCCGCTAAGGGTGCAACGCTGAGCTTACCACAGGGTGAAGTGGTTAACAGTGGTTCGGAAACCAATGGCGCCGTATCGACAGCTTCAGAAGTGGCATTGAATGGTACTGTCGGGTCAAGCGCGGTTTTGAATGCCGATAAGGGCGGTGGTTCCGGGGTAACGGTTAGCCGCTTAGATCCGAAGGCGTTGACACTAAATATTAAAGCCAACACGGTCAAAGCCCAAGCATATAGCGCTAATCTCAATTGGACATTGAGCGATTTACCAACTGAATAA
- a CDS encoding GyrI-like domain-containing protein — MKYEWRKQERTTYTTKQRPQLLTIPAQTFMVLHGTGNPNGPAFQVQLQTLYPAAYGLKNAYKQYAQAQACAFDDYVVFPLEGVWSLTTKGQQLDYLDKDEFSYDIMIRIPDFVPTKLIAPALAAVKAKKKLPTEQIEIQQFEAMQVAQILHIGAYDDEPASFAKLDQLVASQDRHRLSKIHREIYLSDARRGAPDKLKTILRYRIAPN; from the coding sequence ATGAAGTATGAATGGCGTAAACAAGAAAGAACCACTTATACCACTAAACAGCGGCCACAATTGTTGACGATACCGGCCCAAACTTTCATGGTCTTACATGGGACCGGCAATCCTAATGGTCCGGCGTTTCAAGTGCAATTGCAAACTTTGTATCCGGCAGCCTATGGTCTAAAGAATGCGTATAAACAATATGCGCAAGCGCAGGCGTGTGCATTTGATGACTATGTAGTTTTCCCACTTGAAGGGGTCTGGTCATTGACGACTAAGGGACAACAGCTTGATTATCTGGATAAAGATGAATTCAGTTATGATATTATGATTCGAATTCCCGATTTTGTTCCCACTAAGTTGATTGCACCGGCTTTAGCGGCCGTTAAAGCTAAGAAAAAGTTACCGACAGAACAGATAGAAATTCAACAGTTCGAGGCCATGCAGGTTGCGCAAATTCTGCACATTGGTGCTTATGATGATGAACCGGCTAGTTTTGCCAAGTTAGATCAACTTGTAGCTAGTCAAGATAGGCACCGTCTTAGCAAAATCCATCGTGAAATCTATCTGTCGGATGCTCGGCGGGGCGCGCCTGATAAGTTGAAAACAATTCTAAGATACCGAATCGCGCCTAATTAA
- a CDS encoding DUF916 and DUF3324 domain-containing protein has translation MMLTRRWWQFGVGLLIGLASFSWCQRVSANTVGFEVAPVASKYQVDKAVAYYDLKLAPNQMITLAVKVTNTSTQAIVVHTSIAPATTNPNGVVEYQATTAGKNIDLPADTSQLITTAEDKITLAKGTSKIVTFKVKMPARKYNGVVVGGLSFLKKAAKQQRKSAMAIKNQYAYSVAVVLHGDRALTKNKLTLGKIDATQNNGYNQISLALQNRTAAFLNQVKTDVQIYRRGSQKVRYKQVNEHGQMAPNSVYDLPLRVGRDALKPGYYTAKLAVTSKKQHWTFTKDFEITRNRANQLNKTAVIEHHTNWWLWFSLGLLVILLLLIAWYIHRKQQKIKQLEAQLKDK, from the coding sequence ATGATGTTAACGAGAAGATGGTGGCAGTTCGGCGTTGGTTTGCTAATCGGTTTAGCTAGTTTTAGTTGGTGCCAAAGGGTTTCGGCGAATACGGTCGGTTTTGAGGTCGCGCCAGTTGCTTCAAAATATCAAGTGGATAAGGCCGTTGCCTACTATGATTTGAAGTTAGCGCCTAATCAAATGATCACCTTGGCGGTTAAAGTCACGAATACGAGTACTCAAGCAATTGTCGTGCATACTAGTATTGCACCGGCAACGACGAATCCCAATGGAGTGGTTGAGTATCAGGCAACCACTGCGGGCAAGAATATTGATTTACCGGCCGATACTAGTCAATTAATTACGACCGCCGAGGATAAAATAACGCTAGCTAAAGGGACGAGTAAAATTGTGACCTTCAAAGTAAAGATGCCTGCGCGCAAGTACAATGGTGTCGTCGTTGGTGGGCTAAGTTTCTTAAAAAAAGCAGCGAAACAACAGCGTAAGAGTGCGATGGCCATTAAGAATCAATATGCGTACTCAGTGGCTGTCGTATTACACGGTGATCGTGCGCTTACCAAGAACAAGCTGACTTTGGGTAAGATTGATGCAACTCAAAATAACGGCTATAACCAAATTAGTTTAGCTTTACAAAACCGGACGGCAGCCTTCTTAAATCAAGTTAAAACTGATGTCCAGATTTATCGCCGGGGGAGCCAAAAAGTTCGCTATAAACAAGTCAATGAACATGGTCAGATGGCACCTAATTCCGTTTATGATTTACCATTACGGGTTGGTCGGGATGCGTTAAAGCCGGGCTACTATACGGCTAAATTGGCAGTAACATCTAAAAAACAACATTGGACGTTTACGAAAGATTTTGAAATAACACGTAATCGTGCCAACCAGTTAAACAAAACGGCAGTGATTGAACACCATACTAATTGGTGGCTGTGGTTCAGTCTCGGCTTGCTGGTCATCTTACTATTGTTGATTGCATGGTATATCCATCGTAAACAGCAAAAGATTAAGCAGTTGGAAGCACAGCTCAAAGATAAATAG